The DNA segment GCGGGCGGCGACCGCGTCCAGCGCGGCGCCGGTGGTCGCGGTGTTCACCTACCGACGACCCGCTGCTGCGTTCATGCGCAGACGCCGGGAGACCACAGAACCGCCATCACCGAAGAACGACCGCGAGCGGAGCATGCAGTGACGGTCGCGATCGTCCACGAACGATTGACCGAGATCGCCGGCTCCGAACACGTCGTCGCCGAACTCGCCCGGCAGTGGCCGGACGCGCCGATCCACATCCCGATCGTCGACCCGCGCGTCACCGCCGACTTCGTCCCGCGCGTCCAGACCGGTCCGCTGTCCTCGGCCTACCGGGCGGCCAGATACCGCACCTACGCACCCCTGCTGCCGCTCGTGCCGGGCTGGCTGAGACGCCGTGACTTCGGTTCGGCCGAAGCGGTGCTCATCAGTCACCACGCATTCGCCGCCGCCGCCGTCAACGCCGCGGGGACCACGCCGACGATCGTCTACGTGCACTCACCGGCGCGGTGGGCGTGGGACAAGAAGATGCGCCGCGAAGAGGCGCCGTCGCTACCCGGACAGCTGGCCCTGGGGATGCTGTCCCGGTTGGCGATCGCCGTCGAACGCTCGGCGGCACCGAACATTTCGACCATCGTGGCCAACAGCACGACGGTGGCCCAGCGGGTCAAGGACCACTGGAACCGCGAGGCTCAGGTCGTCCACCCACCCGTGAACATCGAGCATTACACGCCGGACCCGGCACAGCAGCGCGGTGACTACTTCCTCCTCGCCGGCCGCCTGGTCGCCTACAAGCGCCCGGACATCGCGATCCGAGCCGCCGTCGAGGCCGGCGTCCGGCTCATCGTCGCGGGCGACGGCCGCGAAGCCGCCCGGTGCCGCAAGCTCGCCGACGGCGGCGACGTCACGTTCGCCGGCCGCGTGTCGAACGAGGAGTTCCGCAACCTGTATCGCGGGGCCAGGGCGATGGTCATGCCGGGGGAGGAGGACTTCGGCATCACGCCCGTCGAGGCGATGGCGTGCGGCACCCCGGTGATCGCCCTCGGTGTCGGCGGCGCGCTCGACAGTGTGGTCGACGGCGTGACCGGTTCGTTCGTCACCGGTCGGACCGACGCCGAGATCGTCAGCAACTTCGCCGAGACCTTCGCCTCCTTCGACAACGGCCGCTTCGATCCGGTCGCGATTCGCGAACGCGCCGAACAGTTCTCGCCGGAGGTGTTCCGCGCCAGGATGGCCGACGTGGTGGCGCAGACGTTGGCGGCCCACCGCCGTGCCTGACAGCAGGCACCTGCACACCCTGGTGCAGGTCGTTGCGGGTCTCGCGCTGAACGTGTTTCCCGCGATCTTCATCGCCATCTACGCGCGCATCGCGCCGATCGAGACCCAGGGCTTCCTCGCGCTGGCGCTCGCCGTCGGCGTCTACGTTGCGCAGTTGTTCAACGCCTTCATCGTCGAAGGCCGGTTGGCGACGCCCGACGCCGAAGGCGAACCGGGCCTGCCCGGCTGGGTGGTCCTGCTCAGCGCCGCCGCGTGCGGGCTGCTCGTGATCGGTCCAGCCGTCGCGTCGTCGGCCGTCCTGATGGCCGGCGCGATCGGCGTGATGACCGGCCTGCTGATGACGCGCTCGATCGGGGTGGTCACCGGCGAGTGGAAGACCGAGGGGTTCGCCGCGTCGGCGTTGATCGTCGCCAGCGTGATCGCGCTCTGGA comes from the Mycolicibacterium litorale genome and includes:
- a CDS encoding glycosyltransferase; its protein translation is MTVAIVHERLTEIAGSEHVVAELARQWPDAPIHIPIVDPRVTADFVPRVQTGPLSSAYRAARYRTYAPLLPLVPGWLRRRDFGSAEAVLISHHAFAAAAVNAAGTTPTIVYVHSPARWAWDKKMRREEAPSLPGQLALGMLSRLAIAVERSAAPNISTIVANSTTVAQRVKDHWNREAQVVHPPVNIEHYTPDPAQQRGDYFLLAGRLVAYKRPDIAIRAAVEAGVRLIVAGDGREAARCRKLADGGDVTFAGRVSNEEFRNLYRGARAMVMPGEEDFGITPVEAMACGTPVIALGVGGALDSVVDGVTGSFVTGRTDAEIVSNFAETFASFDNGRFDPVAIRERAEQFSPEVFRARMADVVAQTLAAHRRA